One Balaenoptera musculus isolate JJ_BM4_2016_0621 chromosome 13, mBalMus1.pri.v3, whole genome shotgun sequence genomic region harbors:
- the CGREF1 gene encoding cell growth regulator with EF hand domain protein 1 isoform X1 — protein METTTGGMLPVTMRMLVLLLLPPLSQAAPKDGTTRLDPEVQHRPLPNPFQPGQEQLQLLQSYLKGLERMEEEPEHMSREQVLLYLFALHDYDQSGQLDGLELLSMLTATLAPGASDSPTTNPVILVVDEVLETQDLNGDGLMTPAELVNFPGEDPRHTDLKEPPEPQDVGRQPLLAKSPSRQEAHEAPGPREEAGGQVEARRESLEPVQEAGGQAEAAREAPGPGGEVGEQVEARDAGERAEELPRETLESKKTPNELEVHAIQLENDEI, from the exons CTACAGGAGGGATGTTACCTGTGACGATGAGAATGctagtgctgctgctgctgccgcccctAAGTCAGGCTGCCCCCAAGGACGGCACCACAAG gCTGGACCCTGAAGTGCAGCATCGACCTCTACCCAACCCCTTCCAGCCAGGCCAGGAGCAACTTCA ACTTCTGCAGAGCTACCTAAAGGGACTAGAGAGGATGGAAGAGGAGCCAGAGCACATGAGCCGGGAGCAGG TCCTCCTCTACCTCTTTGCTCTCCACGACTATGACCAGAGTGGACAGCTGGATGGCCTGGAGCTGTTGTCCATGTTGACAGCAACTCTGGCCCCTGGAGCTTCTGACTCTCCCACCACCAACCCG GTGATCCTCGTAGTGGATGAGGTGCTGGAGACCCAGGACCTGAATGGGGATGGGCTCATGACCCCTGCGGAGCTCGTCAACTTCCCCGGAGAGGACCCGAGGCACACAGATCTCAAAGAGCCCCCAGAGCCACAGGATGTTGGGAGGCAGCCTCTGTTGGCTAAAAGCCCATCAAGACAAGAAGCACATGAAGCCCCAGGTCCCAGAGAAGAAGCTGGGGGACAGGTGGAGGCCAGAAGGGAGTCCTTGGAACCTGTACAGGAGGCTGGGGGACAGGCAGAGGCTGCAAGAGAAGCCCCAGGCCCTGGAGGGGAGGTTGGGGAACAGGTAGAAGCCAGGGACGCTGGAGAGAGAGCAGAAGAGCTTCCAAGGGAAACACTGGAGTCTAAGAAAACCCCAAATGAGCTTGAGGTTCATGCTATTCAGCTGGAGAATGATGAGATATAA
- the CGREF1 gene encoding cell growth regulator with EF hand domain protein 1 isoform X2, whose translation MLPVTMRMLVLLLLPPLSQAAPKDGTTRLDPEVQHRPLPNPFQPGQEQLQLLQSYLKGLERMEEEPEHMSREQVLLYLFALHDYDQSGQLDGLELLSMLTATLAPGASDSPTTNPVILVVDEVLETQDLNGDGLMTPAELVNFPGEDPRHTDLKEPPEPQDVGRQPLLAKSPSRQEAHEAPGPREEAGGQVEARRESLEPVQEAGGQAEAAREAPGPGGEVGEQVEARDAGERAEELPRETLESKKTPNELEVHAIQLENDEI comes from the exons ATGTTACCTGTGACGATGAGAATGctagtgctgctgctgctgccgcccctAAGTCAGGCTGCCCCCAAGGACGGCACCACAAG gCTGGACCCTGAAGTGCAGCATCGACCTCTACCCAACCCCTTCCAGCCAGGCCAGGAGCAACTTCA ACTTCTGCAGAGCTACCTAAAGGGACTAGAGAGGATGGAAGAGGAGCCAGAGCACATGAGCCGGGAGCAGG TCCTCCTCTACCTCTTTGCTCTCCACGACTATGACCAGAGTGGACAGCTGGATGGCCTGGAGCTGTTGTCCATGTTGACAGCAACTCTGGCCCCTGGAGCTTCTGACTCTCCCACCACCAACCCG GTGATCCTCGTAGTGGATGAGGTGCTGGAGACCCAGGACCTGAATGGGGATGGGCTCATGACCCCTGCGGAGCTCGTCAACTTCCCCGGAGAGGACCCGAGGCACACAGATCTCAAAGAGCCCCCAGAGCCACAGGATGTTGGGAGGCAGCCTCTGTTGGCTAAAAGCCCATCAAGACAAGAAGCACATGAAGCCCCAGGTCCCAGAGAAGAAGCTGGGGGACAGGTGGAGGCCAGAAGGGAGTCCTTGGAACCTGTACAGGAGGCTGGGGGACAGGCAGAGGCTGCAAGAGAAGCCCCAGGCCCTGGAGGGGAGGTTGGGGAACAGGTAGAAGCCAGGGACGCTGGAGAGAGAGCAGAAGAGCTTCCAAGGGAAACACTGGAGTCTAAGAAAACCCCAAATGAGCTTGAGGTTCATGCTATTCAGCTGGAGAATGATGAGATATAA
- the KHK gene encoding ketohexokinase isoform X1, producing the protein MEEKQILCVGLVALDIISVMDKYPEEDTDSRCLSQRWQRGGNASNSCTVLSLLGAPCAFMGSLAPGHVADFLVADFRQRGVDVSQVAWQSSGEAPCSCCIVNSSNGSRTIVLYDTNLPDVSAKDFEKVDLTRFKWIHIEGRNASEQVKMLQRIEQHNARQPPEQKIQVSVEVEKPREELYQLLGYGDVVFVSKDVAKHFGFQSAEEALRGLYGRVRKGATLVCAWAEEGADALGPDGRLLHSDAFPPPQVVDTLGAGDTFNASVIFSLSQGKSMQEALSFGCQVAGKKCGLQGFDGIV; encoded by the exons ATGGAAGAGAAACAGATTCTGTGCGTGGGACTGGTGGCGCTGGACATCATCAGTGTGATGGACAAATACCCGGAGGAGGACACGGACAGCAG GTGCTTGTCCCAGAGATGGCAGCGTGGAGGCAACGCATCCAACTCCTGCACTGTCCTCTCCCTGCTTGGAGCCCCCTGTGCCTTCATGGGCTCGCTGGCCCCGGGCCACGTTGCCGA CTTCCTGGTGGCTGACTTCAGGCAGCGGGGCGTGGACGTGTCTCAGGTGGCCTGGCAGAGTAGCGGGGAAGCCCCGTGCTCTTGCTGCATCGTCAACAGCTCCAATGGCTCCCGTACCATTGTGCTCTACGACAC GAACCTACCAGATGTGTCTGCTAAAGACTTTGAGAAGGTTGACCTGACCCGGTTCAAGTGGATCCACATTGAG GGCCGGAATGCATCGGAGCAGGTGAAGATGCTGCAGCGGATAGAACAGCACAACGCCAGGCAGCCTCCGGAGCAGAAGATCCAGGTGTCTGTGGAGGTGGAGAAGCCGCGAGAGGAGCTGTACCAGCTGTTAGGCTACGGAGACGTG GTGTTTGTCAGCAAAGATGTGGCCAAGCACTTTGGGTTCCAGTCAGCGGAGGAGGCCCTGAGGGGCCTGTACGGTCGCGTGAGGAAGGG GGCTACGCTGGTCTGTGCCTGGGCTGAGGAGGGTGCCGATGCCCTGGGCCCTGATGGACGGCTGCTCCACTCCGACGCTTTCCCACCGCCCCAGGTGGTGGACACTCTGGGGGCCGGAGACACCTTCAACGCGTCCGTCATCTTCAGCCTGTCCCAGG GGAAGAGCATGCAGGAGGCACTGAGCTTTGGCTGCCAGGTGGCGGGCAAGAAGTGTGGTCTGCAGGGCTTCGATGGCATCGTGTGA
- the KHK gene encoding ketohexokinase isoform X2, producing MEEKQILCVGLVALDIISVMDKYPEEDTDSRCLSQRWQRGGNASNSCTVLSLLGAPCAFMGSLAPGHVADFVLDDLRRYSVDLRYTVFQTTGSVPISTVISSEASGSRTILHAYRNLPDVSAKDFEKVDLTRFKWIHIEGRNASEQVKMLQRIEQHNARQPPEQKIQVSVEVEKPREELYQLLGYGDVVFVSKDVAKHFGFQSAEEALRGLYGRVRKGATLVCAWAEEGADALGPDGRLLHSDAFPPPQVVDTLGAGDTFNASVIFSLSQGKSMQEALSFGCQVAGKKCGLQGFDGIV from the exons ATGGAAGAGAAACAGATTCTGTGCGTGGGACTGGTGGCGCTGGACATCATCAGTGTGATGGACAAATACCCGGAGGAGGACACGGACAGCAG GTGCTTGTCCCAGAGATGGCAGCGTGGAGGCAACGCATCCAACTCCTGCACTGTCCTCTCCCTGCTTGGAGCCCCCTGTGCCTTCATGGGCTCGCTGGCCCCGGGCCACGTTGCCGA TTTTGTCCTGGACGACCTTCGCCGCTATTCCGTGGACCTACGCTACACGGTCTTTCAGACCACGGGCTCCGTCCCCATTTCCACAGTCATCAGCAGCGAGGCCAGTGGTAGCCGCACCATCCTACATGCCTACAG GAACCTACCAGATGTGTCTGCTAAAGACTTTGAGAAGGTTGACCTGACCCGGTTCAAGTGGATCCACATTGAG GGCCGGAATGCATCGGAGCAGGTGAAGATGCTGCAGCGGATAGAACAGCACAACGCCAGGCAGCCTCCGGAGCAGAAGATCCAGGTGTCTGTGGAGGTGGAGAAGCCGCGAGAGGAGCTGTACCAGCTGTTAGGCTACGGAGACGTG GTGTTTGTCAGCAAAGATGTGGCCAAGCACTTTGGGTTCCAGTCAGCGGAGGAGGCCCTGAGGGGCCTGTACGGTCGCGTGAGGAAGGG GGCTACGCTGGTCTGTGCCTGGGCTGAGGAGGGTGCCGATGCCCTGGGCCCTGATGGACGGCTGCTCCACTCCGACGCTTTCCCACCGCCCCAGGTGGTGGACACTCTGGGGGCCGGAGACACCTTCAACGCGTCCGTCATCTTCAGCCTGTCCCAGG GGAAGAGCATGCAGGAGGCACTGAGCTTTGGCTGCCAGGTGGCGGGCAAGAAGTGTGGTCTGCAGGGCTTCGATGGCATCGTGTGA
- the KHK gene encoding ketohexokinase isoform X3 yields MEEKQILCVGLVALDIISVMDKYPEEDTDSRCLSQRWQRGGNASNSCTVLSLLGAPCAFMGSLAPGHVAENLPDVSAKDFEKVDLTRFKWIHIEGRNASEQVKMLQRIEQHNARQPPEQKIQVSVEVEKPREELYQLLGYGDVVFVSKDVAKHFGFQSAEEALRGLYGRVRKGATLVCAWAEEGADALGPDGRLLHSDAFPPPQVVDTLGAGDTFNASVIFSLSQGKSMQEALSFGCQVAGKKCGLQGFDGIV; encoded by the exons ATGGAAGAGAAACAGATTCTGTGCGTGGGACTGGTGGCGCTGGACATCATCAGTGTGATGGACAAATACCCGGAGGAGGACACGGACAGCAG GTGCTTGTCCCAGAGATGGCAGCGTGGAGGCAACGCATCCAACTCCTGCACTGTCCTCTCCCTGCTTGGAGCCCCCTGTGCCTTCATGGGCTCGCTGGCCCCGGGCCACGTTGCCGA GAACCTACCAGATGTGTCTGCTAAAGACTTTGAGAAGGTTGACCTGACCCGGTTCAAGTGGATCCACATTGAG GGCCGGAATGCATCGGAGCAGGTGAAGATGCTGCAGCGGATAGAACAGCACAACGCCAGGCAGCCTCCGGAGCAGAAGATCCAGGTGTCTGTGGAGGTGGAGAAGCCGCGAGAGGAGCTGTACCAGCTGTTAGGCTACGGAGACGTG GTGTTTGTCAGCAAAGATGTGGCCAAGCACTTTGGGTTCCAGTCAGCGGAGGAGGCCCTGAGGGGCCTGTACGGTCGCGTGAGGAAGGG GGCTACGCTGGTCTGTGCCTGGGCTGAGGAGGGTGCCGATGCCCTGGGCCCTGATGGACGGCTGCTCCACTCCGACGCTTTCCCACCGCCCCAGGTGGTGGACACTCTGGGGGCCGGAGACACCTTCAACGCGTCCGTCATCTTCAGCCTGTCCCAGG GGAAGAGCATGCAGGAGGCACTGAGCTTTGGCTGCCAGGTGGCGGGCAAGAAGTGTGGTCTGCAGGGCTTCGATGGCATCGTGTGA
- the KHK gene encoding ketohexokinase isoform X4, translating into MEEKQILCVGLVALDIISVMDKYPEEDTDSRCLSQRWQRGGNASNSCTVLSLLGAPCAFMGSLAPGHVADFLVADFRQRGVDVSQVAWQSSGEAPCSCCIVNSSNGSRTIVLYDTNLPDVSAKDFEKVDLTRFKWIHIEGRNASEQVKMLQRIEQHNARQPPEQKIQVSVEVEKPREELYQLLGYGDVVFVSKDVAKHFGFQSAEEALRGLYGRVRKGWWTLWGPETPSTRPSSSACPRGRACRRH; encoded by the exons ATGGAAGAGAAACAGATTCTGTGCGTGGGACTGGTGGCGCTGGACATCATCAGTGTGATGGACAAATACCCGGAGGAGGACACGGACAGCAG GTGCTTGTCCCAGAGATGGCAGCGTGGAGGCAACGCATCCAACTCCTGCACTGTCCTCTCCCTGCTTGGAGCCCCCTGTGCCTTCATGGGCTCGCTGGCCCCGGGCCACGTTGCCGA CTTCCTGGTGGCTGACTTCAGGCAGCGGGGCGTGGACGTGTCTCAGGTGGCCTGGCAGAGTAGCGGGGAAGCCCCGTGCTCTTGCTGCATCGTCAACAGCTCCAATGGCTCCCGTACCATTGTGCTCTACGACAC GAACCTACCAGATGTGTCTGCTAAAGACTTTGAGAAGGTTGACCTGACCCGGTTCAAGTGGATCCACATTGAG GGCCGGAATGCATCGGAGCAGGTGAAGATGCTGCAGCGGATAGAACAGCACAACGCCAGGCAGCCTCCGGAGCAGAAGATCCAGGTGTCTGTGGAGGTGGAGAAGCCGCGAGAGGAGCTGTACCAGCTGTTAGGCTACGGAGACGTG GTGTTTGTCAGCAAAGATGTGGCCAAGCACTTTGGGTTCCAGTCAGCGGAGGAGGCCCTGAGGGGCCTGTACGGTCGCGTGAGGAAGGG GTGGTGGACACTCTGGGGGCCGGAGACACCTTCAACGCGTCCGTCATCTTCAGCCTGTCCCAGG GGAAGAGCATGCAGGAGGCACTGA
- the EMILIN1 gene encoding EMILIN-1 yields the protein MAPRTLWSCYLCCLLTTAVGAASYPPRGYSLYTGSGGALSPGGPQAQSAPRPASRHRNWCAYVVTRTVSCVLEDGVETFIKPDYQPCGWGQPQCSHSIMYRSFLRPRYRVAYKTVTDMEWRCCQGHGGDDCAEGPAPALGPAPTTPRPRPRPARPNLSGSSAGSHLSGLGGEGPGESQKVQQLEEQVQSLTKELQGLRGVLQGLSGRLTEDVQRAVETAFNGRQPPADAAARPGVHETLNEIQQQLQLLDNRVSTHDEELGHLNTRHSGGGGSGGSRALGPSPAPPGHSEELPRELEQRLQESCSVCLAGLDGFRRQQQEDRERLRALEKLLASVEERQRQLAGQALGRWPPQECCPPELGRRLAELERRLDVVAGSVTVLSGRRGANLGVAAGQGGHPPGYTSLASRLSRLEDRFNSTLGPLEEQEEGWRGHPGGLGHWLPAARGQQEKLEGLLANVSGELGGRLALLEEQVAGAVQACGQLCSGAPGEQGSQVSEILSALERRVLDSEGQLQLVGSGLHKLGAAGEAQQAALEGLQGVVGQLQGRVDALDETAAEFTLQLNLTAARLGQLEGLLQARGDEGCGTCGGVQEELGRLRDGVERCSCPLLPPRGPGAGPGVGGPSRGPLDGFSVFGGSSGSALQALQGELSEVILTFSSLNDSLHELQTTVEGQGADLADLGATKDRIISEINRLQQEATEHATESEERFRGLEEGQAQAGQCPSLEGRLGRLEGVCERLDTVAGGLQGLREGLSRHVAGLWAGLRETNSTSQTQAALLEKLLGGQAGLGRRLGALNSSLLLLEDRLHQLSLKDLTGPAGEAGPPGPPGVQGPPGPAGPPGPPGKDGQKGPIGPPGPQGEQGAEGAPAASVPRVAFSAALSLPRSEPGTVPFDRVLLNDGGYYDPETGVFTAPLAGRYLLSAVLTGHRHEKVEAVLSRSNLGVARIDSGGYEPEGLENKPVAESQPSPGALGVFSLILPLQAGDTVCIDLVMGQLAHSEEPLTIFSGALLYGDLELEQA from the exons ATGGCCCCCAGAACCCTCTGGAGCTGCTACCTCTGCTGCCTGCTGACCACAGCCGTGGGGGCAGCTAGCTACCCTCCTCGCGGTTACAGCCTCTACACTGGGAGTGGCGGGGCCCTCAGCCCTGGGGGACCCCAGGCCCAGAGTGCCCCCCGGCCTGCCAGCCGCCACAG GAACTGGTGTGCCTATGTGGTGACCCGGACAGTGAGCTGTGTCCTTGAGGATGGAGTGGAGACCTTCATCAAGCCTGACTACCAGCCCTGTGGCTGGGGCCAGCCCCAGTGTTCCCACAGCATCAT gtACCGCAGCTTCCTCCGCCCTCGCTACCGTGTGGCCTACAAAACAGTAACGGATATGGAGTGGAGGTGCTGCCAGGGGCACGGGGGCGATGACTGTGCCGAGGGCCCTGCCCCGGCGCTGGGCCCTGCACCCACCACGCcgcgcccccggccccggcccgccCGCCCCAACCTCTCGGGCTCCAGTGCGGGCAGCCACCTGAGTGGACTGGGCGGGGAAG GACCTGGGGAGTCACAGAAGGTGCAGCAGCTGGAGGAGCAGGTGCAGAGCCTGACAAAGGAGCTGCAGGGCCTCCGGGGTGTCCTGCAGGGACTGAGTGGGCGCCTGACGGAAGACGTCCAGAGAGCTGTGGAGACAGCCTTTAACGGGAGGCAGCCGCCCGCAGACGCAGCTGCCCGGCCCGGTGTGCACGAAACCCTCAACGAGatccagcagcagctgcagctcctGGACAACCGCGTCTCCACCCACGACGAGGAGCTGGGCCATCTCAACACCCGTCACAGCGGTGGTGGTGGCAGCGGTGGCAGCAGGGCTCTGGGCCCAAGCCCGGCCCCTCCCGGCCACAGCGAGGAGCTGCCGCGGGAGCTGGAGCAGCGGCTGCAGGAGTCCTGCTCCGTGTGCCTGGCGGGGCTGGATGGCTTCCGCCGACAGCAGCAGGAGGACAGGGAGCGGCTGCGCGCGCTGGAGAAGCTACTGGCCTCCGTGGAGGAGCGACAGCGGCAGCTCGCTGGGCAGGCCCTGGGCCGCTGGCCCCCTCAGGAATGCTGCCCTCCAGAGCTGGGCCGGCGACTGGCCGAACTGGAGCGGAGGCTGGATGTAGTGGCTGGCTCGGTGACAGTCCTGAGCGGGCGGCGGGGCGCCAACCTGGGAGTAGCAGCTGGGCAAGGGGGCCACCCCCCAGGCTATACCAGCTTAGCGTCCCGCCTCTCTCGCCTGGAGGACCGATTCAACTCCACCCTGGGCCCcttggaggagcaggaggagggctgGCGGGGGCATCCCGGGGGGCTGGGCCACTGGCTGCCTGCTGCCCGGGGCCAACAAGAGAAGCTGGAGGGGCTGCTGGCCAATGTGAGCGGGGAGCTGGGGGGGCGGCTGGCTCTGCTGGAAGAGCAGGTGGCAGGGGCTGTGCAGGCATGTGGGCAGCTCTGCTCTGGGGCCCCGGGAGAGCAGGGCTCCCAGGTCAGCGAGATCCTCAGTGCCTTGGAGCGCAGGGTGCTGGACAGCGAGGGGCAGCTGCAGCTGGTGGGCTCAGGCCTGCACAAGCTGGGAGCAGCTGGCGAGGCCCAGCAGGCTGCGCTGGAGGGACTGCAAGGGGTCGTGGGCCAGCTCCAGGGTCGTGTCGATGCGCTGGATGAGACGGCTGCAGAGTTCACACTGCAGCTGAATCTCACAGCTGCACGGCTGGGCCAACTGGAGGGGCTGCTGCAGGCCCGTGGGGATGAGGGCTGTGGCACCTGCGGTGGTGTCCAGGAGGAGCTGGGCCGTCTTCGAGATGGTGTGGAGCGCTGCTCCTGCCCCCTGTTACCCCCGCGGGGCCCTGGGGCCGGCCCGGGTGTTGGGGGACCGAGCCGTGGGCCTCTGGATGGCTTCAGTGTGTTCGGGGGCAGCTCAGGCTCAGCCCTCCAGGCCCTGCAGGGAGAGCTCTCCGAGGTTATTCTCACCTTCAGCTCCCTCAATGACTCACTGCATGAGCTCCAGACCACAGTGGAGGGCCAGGGTGCTGATCTGGCTGACCTGGGAGCCACCAAGGACCGTATCATCTCTGAGATTAACAGGCTGCAGCAGGAGGCCACAGAGCATGCTACAGAGAGTGAGGAGCGCTTCCGAGGCCTGGAAGAGGGACAGGCACAGGCCGGCCAGTGCCCCAGCCTAGAGGGGCGATTGGGCCGCCTGGAGGGAGTCTGTGAGCGGTTGGACACGGTGGCCGGGGGGCTGCAGGGCCTGCGCGAAGGCCTCTCCAGACACGTGGCTGGGCTCTGGGCCGGGCTACGGGAGACCAACAGCACCAGCCAGACACAGGCAGCCCTGCTGGAGAAGCTGCTAGGGGGGCAGGCCGGCCTGGGCAGGCGGCTCGGCGCCCTTAACAGCTCCCTGCTGCTCCTGGAGGACCGGCTTCACCAACTCAGTCTGAAGGACCTCACTG GTCCTGCAGGTGAGGCTGGGCCACCAGGGCCTCCTGGGGTACAGGGACCCCCAGGCCCTGCCGGACCTCCGGGACCTCCAGGCAAGGATGGACAAAAGGGGCCCATCGGACCACCAG GTCCCCAAGGTGAACAGG gagCAGAGGGGGCACCAGCAGCCTCTGTGCCCCGGGTGGCCTTTTCAGCTGCCCTGAGTTTGCCCCGGTCTGAACCAGGCACAGTGCCCTTTGACAGGGTCCTGCTCAATGATGGGGGCTACTATGATCCAGAGACTG GCGTGTTCACGGCGCCACTAGCCGGACGCTACTTGCTGAGCGCGGTGCTGACTGGGCACCGGCACGAGAAAGTGGAGGCCGTGCTGTCCCGCTCCAACCTGGGCGTGGCCCGCATAGACTCCGGTGGCTACGAGCCTGAGGGCCTGGAGAATAAGCCGGTGGCCGAGAGCCAGCCCAGCCCGGGCGCCCTAGGTGTCTTCAGCCTCATCCTGCCGCTGCAGGCCGGGGACACGGTCTGCATCGACCTGGTCATGGGGCAGCTGGCGCACTCGGAGGAACCGCTCACCATCTTCAGCGGAGCCCTGCTCTACGGGGACCTGGAGCTAGAACAGGCGTAG
- the OST4 gene encoding dolichyl-diphosphooligosaccharide--protein glycosyltransferase subunit 4, producing MITDVQLAIFANMLGVSLFLLVVLYHYVAVNNPKKQE from the coding sequence ATGATCACGGACGTGCAGCTCGCCATCTTCGCCAACATGCTGGGCGTGTCGCTCTTCCTGCTTGTCGTTCTCTATCACTACGTGGCCGTCAACAATCCCAAGAAGCAGGAATGA